The proteins below come from a single Myripristis murdjan chromosome 10, fMyrMur1.1, whole genome shotgun sequence genomic window:
- the ctso gene encoding cathepsin O: protein MRGGGWFLVAAVSLVFPPLRCQNRSREETRTEFPRSAAAEADFCSFREKFHRNYELNTEEFNRRHLYFQDAIKRAAYLNSFPAAPHSAKYGINQFSDLSLNEFRDLYLRASADKAPPYSGEKREGLPAKFDWRDEGVLAPVQNQQACGSCWAFSVVEAIQAAHARAGSPLEQLSVQQVLDCSFRNQGCSGGSTVWALSWLNQTRVKLVPQSEYPYKAKTGICHFFSQSHGGVALKDFAAHDFSGQEEAMMGQLVSCGPLAVTVDAISWQDYLGGIIQHHCSSQHANHAILLIGYDTTGDIPYWILQNTWGTKWGNEGYAYVKIGGNICGIADSVAAVFL, encoded by the exons ATGAGGGGCGGCGGGTGGTTCCTGGTTGCAGCCGTGAGCCTGGTGTTTCCCCCCCTGCGCTGCCAGAACCGGAGCCGGGAGGAGACGCGCACTGAGTTTCCCCGCTCCGCTGCGGCTGAGGCGGACTTCTGCTCTTTCAGAGAAAAGTTTCACCGCAACTATGAGCTCAACACGGAGGAATTTAATCGTCGTCATCTCTATTTTcag GATGCTATAAAAAGGGCCGCATACCTGAACTCGTTTCCTGCAGCCCCGCACTCTGCCAAGTATGGCATCAATCAGTTCTCTGACCTATCGCTCAATGAATTCAGAG ATCTCTACCTGCGAGCCAGCGCTGACAAGGCCCCTCCCTACTccggagagaagagagaggggctgCCAGCTAAATTTGACTGGAGGGACGAGGGGGTGCTGGCCCCCGTCCAGAATCAACAAGCA TGTGGGAGCTGCTGGGCGTTCAGTGTGGTTGAAGCCATCCAAGCCGCTCACGCTAGAGCCGGCTCTCCGctggagcagctcagtgtgCAGCAGGTTCTGGACTGCTCCTTCCGAAACCAGGGCTGCAGTGGAGGCTCCACAGTCTGGGCCCTGAGCTGGTTAAACCAG ACCAGAGTGAAACTGGTGCCACAGTCAGAATACCCATATAAAGCCAAGACAGGGATCTGCCATTTTTTCTCCCAGTCACACGGTGGGGTTGCCTTGAAGGATTTTGCTGCACATGACTTCAG TGGTCAAGAGGAGGCCATGATGGGCCAGCTGGTGAGCTGTGGACCGCTTGCCGTCACTGTGGATGCCATCAGCTGGCAGGACTATCTGGGTGGAATCATCCAGCACCACTGCTCCAGTCAGCACGCCAACCATGCCATCCTGCTCATTGGATATGACACTACTG GGGATATTCCATACTGGATACTGCAGAATACCTGGGGAACTAAATGGGGGAATGAGGGCTATGCTTATGTTAAAATAGGGGGCAACATTTGTG GTATTGCAGATTCTGTGGcagctgtttttctttga
- the tdo2a gene encoding tryptophan 2,3-dioxygenase A, with the protein MSGCPYFEKRHLLFKNKPPQKEEDEDASQEGVNKASKGGIIYGDYLQLDKVVTAQVLQSELKGNKIHDEHLFIVTHQAYELWFKQILWELDSVRQIFISGHVRDERNMLKVNTRIHRIVMIFRLLVDQFAVLETMTALDFFDFREYLSPASGFQSLQFRLLENKIGVPDNLRVPYNRRHYRDNFKGHESELLIATEQEPTLLKLVEEWLERTPGLEEDGFNFWEQLEINIFAGLNKEKEKIEKMQNSEEKDELMDELLKQRELFTSLFDEKRHDHLLSKGERRLSYKALQGALMIYFYREEPRFQVPFQLLTFLMDIDTLMTKWRYNHVCMVHRMIGSKAGTGGSSGYQYLRSTVSDRYKVFVDLFNLATFLVPRHWVPKLNPNVHTFLYTAECCDSSYCSSEDSD; encoded by the exons ATGAGTGGATGTCCGTACTTTGAGAAGAGGCATTT GTTATTCAAAAACAAGCCTCctcaaaaagaagaagacgaggatgCCTCTCAAGAAGGGGTTAACAAGGCCAGTAAAGGGGGTATAATCTATGGAGACTAccttcag CTTGACAAAGTAGTTACAGCCCAGGTATTGCAGAGTGAACTGAAGGGTAATAAGATCCATGACGAGCACCTCTTCATTGTCACCCATCAAG CCTATGAACTATGGTTCAAACAGATTCTGTGGGAACTTGATTCAGTGCGGCAGATCTTCATCAGTGGACAT GTCCGGGATGAACGTAACATGCTCAAAGTCAACACTCGCATTCACAGGATTGTAATGATCTTCAGACTGCTGGTTGATCAGTTTGCAGTTCTGGAGACAATGACAGCTTTGGACTTCTTTGACTTCAG GGAATATCTGTCTCCAGCGTCTGGCTTCCAAAGCCTTCAGTTCCGGCTCCTAGAGAACAAGATAGGGGTCCCAGACAACCTGAGAGTCCCATACAACAGACGCCACTACAGGGACAATTTCAAAGGCCATGAGAGTGAGCTGCTGATCGCCACTGAACAGGAGCCCACCCTCCTAAAACTAGTTGAG GAGTGGCTGGAGAGAACTCCTGGCTTGGAGGAGGATGGCTTCAATTTCTGGGAGCAGCTGGAAATCAACATTTTCGCCGGGCTGaataaagagaaggagaaaattGAG AAAATGCAAAATTCTGAGGAAAAGGATGAGCTGATGGATGAGCTGCTAAAACAGAGGGAGCTCTTCACCTCCCTGTTTGATGAAAAACGTCATGACCACCTCCTAAGCAAAG GTGAGAGACGGCTCTCTTACAAGGCTCTCCAAGGTGCTCTGATGATCTATTTCTACAG GGAGGAGCCAAGGTTCCAGGTTCCCTTCCAGCTGCTCACCTTCCTCATGGATATCGACACCCTCATGACCAAATGGAGAT aCAATCACGTATGCATGGTGCATCGTATGATTGGCAGCAAAGCCGGCACCGGGGGATCGTCTGGGTACCAATACCTGAGATCTACTGTCAG TGACCGCTACAAAGTGTTTGTAGATCTGTTCAACCTGGCCACGTTCCTGGTGCCTCGCCACTGGGTGCCCAAGCTGAATCCCAATGTTCATACCTTCCTGTACACGGCCGAGTGCTGCGACAGCTCCTACTGCAGCAGCGAGGACTCAGACTAG